CCGCCGGTATCGGTGCCCAGGGCGGCCAGGGCCTCCTGGGCCGCCACTGCCGCCGCGGAGCCGCCGCTGCTGCCGCCCGGAACCCGCTCTGGGTCCCACGGGTTGCGGGTGGGGAAGTAGCCGCTGTTTTCCGTGCTGGAACCCATGGCGAATTCATCGGTGTTGGTCTTGCCCAGCATCACCATGCCGGCCTCCTCCAGCCGCCGCACCGCGGTGGCCGAGTAGGGCGGCACAAAGCCCTGGAGGATGCGGCTGCCGCAGGTGGTCTCCACCCCACGGGTGGCCAGCACATCCTTGATGGCCAGGGGAATGCCCAGCAAAGGGGCCGTTTCTCCTGCGGCCCGGCGGCGATCGGCCGCCTCGGCCTGGGCCAGGGCCTGTTCGGCGGTCACCTGGAGGAAGGCCCGGATCTGGCCGTCCACAGCCTCGATCTGGGCCAGGCAGGCCTCGGTCAACTGGACGGAGGTAAAGTCGCCGGCGGCCAGGCCCTGCAGGGCTTCATGGACAGTGAGTGCCTGTAGTTTGGATTTCATGGAAGATTCCGGTTCGTGCTATTCGTCGAAGAAGGCCCGCACCCGGAAGTAGCCGTCGTCGTGGTCCGGGGCATTGGCCAGGGCTTCTGCGTTGTCCAGTCCGGGGGCCGGTTCGTCGTCCCGCATGACGTTGGTCAGTGGGAGAACGTAGGGCGTGGGGGGAACCGCGCTGGTGTCTACCTCCTGGATTTGGGCAGCATAGTCCAGAATGGCGGACAACTGATGGGTGAAGGCCGCCACTTCCTCGTCGCTTAAACGCAGCTTGGCCAGTTCGGCCACGTGGCGCACCTCTGTTTCAGTCAATTGAACGCTCATGGAAGCTTGAATCCTCTGGCTGCAAGAGCTTGAATGCAATGACCCAGATCTGGGTACAGATACTGTGCATGAAAACAAACCAAAAACACCGTGGAAAAGTTCCACGGCGTTTCATCCCAACGTTTCCCTGGCACGGAACGCCGTGGCTGTGCCCTCGGCGTCCTGAATGACGGTCAGGCTCACCGGGGCACAGGCCTGGCTGCAGCGGCCTGTGCGGTAGCACATGGGTGGGCAGAATGGATCCCGCGCATACACCAATTAACCATCGGCAGATAAACCAACAACAGCTGGCCCATGTTGGGCTGGATTCCGTCCAGAGCGTTTGGGATGGTGGTTATCCGGAACATGCCGGCACAGGTGACGGCCGGTACACTTCCCTGGAAGGGTCGGGGATACATCACTCCGGCTGGTGAACAGCGCCGTTCGCCACTTTGCTGAAGGACCTGGCCACCCTGCCGGTTCATTGGGGCAAGTATAATGCCCCGCTGAATCCATGTCAAACTGGGAATGTGAACGGGGGAACAATGCCCTGGGCCGCTCTGGTGTATACTTACCCCATGACCAGGAACCATGCCCCGTTCGAGGAGCCCAAAATGAGCGAACACCAACACACCAATCGTCTGATTCACGAAACTTCCCCCTACCTGTTGCAGCACGCCCACAACCCCGTGGACTGGTATCCCTGGGGGGAAGAAGCCCTGAACCGGGCCCGGGCCGAAGACAAGCCCATCTTCTTGAGCATCGGCTACAGCGCATGCCACTGGTGTCACGTTATGGAGCGGGAGAGCTTCGAGGACCCGGAGACGGCTGCGCTGATGAACGAGCTGTTCGTCAACATCAAGGTCGACCGGGAGGAGCGGCCCGACCTGGACGCCATCTACATGGAAGCTGTCCAGGCCATGACCGGCCAGGGCGGCTGGCCCATGAGCGTCTTCCTGACCCCCGATGGCAAACCCTTCTACGGCGGCACCTACTACCCGCCGGAACCCCGCTATGGAATGCCCAGCTTCCGCCAGGTGCTCCAGGCAGTGGCGGAAGCGTACCGCAACCGGCGGGATCAGGTGGAAGGCCAGGCCCAGCGGCTGACCGACATGCTCCGGCGGACCGCCCGGCTGGAAAGCGCCGACCAGGATCTGAGCACCCAGATTTTGGACGAGGCCGTGGAACAGCTCTACCAGTATTTCGACAACGAACACGGCGGCTTCGGCCA
This is a stretch of genomic DNA from Litorilinea aerophila. It encodes these proteins:
- the gatC gene encoding Asp-tRNA(Asn)/Glu-tRNA(Gln) amidotransferase subunit GatC; protein product: MSVQLTETEVRHVAELAKLRLSDEEVAAFTHQLSAILDYAAQIQEVDTSAVPPTPYVLPLTNVMRDDEPAPGLDNAEALANAPDHDDGYFRVRAFFDE